The proteins below come from a single Metarhizium brunneum chromosome 1, complete sequence genomic window:
- the asd-4 gene encoding GATA type zinc finger protein asd-4, translating into MEEPSTLSQTNEPISRPSPTSTLVSANLQQLPAISALAVSNAAQSPPQLRATAAPQNPTYTGATPPAATNGNGNGNLPTCQNCTTSTTPLWRRDEFGSVLCNACGLFLKLHGRPRPISLKTDVIKSRNRVKTIRPDLAAKKKAQQQQAANFGLGADVSGAALSAQNAAAAAQAIRRTSQKPNGNEGSDSPISRTGTPSMYNQGLPSFMVDDPYQGGSFNGTSENGDRDMPQTHEQLIAHNSSLKTRVSELEVINELFRGRLSQLEQQEAAARHGQEIAGVEQTQLRTQLDASQETVTQLQTQLEDSHRRENNLKRRLDELELELKAVQDALDGDVERPNKKPRIGNEVPAAVPTPMAEEEQPVPQAEPQAEPQAEQPEEQPEESVVKEETMTEPAAAEEPAAEETINEAAEETNETIDEASIEDAVPAASAS; encoded by the exons ATGGAGGAGCCATCGACACTGTCACAAACGAACGAGCCTATCTCGCGACCCAGCccgacctcgaccttggTGTCTGCAAATTTGCAACAGCTCCCTGCCATCTCTGCTCTCGCAGTAAGCAACGCTGCGCAGAGTCCGCCGCAACTTAG AGCCACCGCAGCACCGCAGAATCCAACTTACACTGGTGCCACACCGCCGGCTGCAACtaatggcaatggcaatggcaattTG CCGACCTGCCAGAATTGTACGACGTCGACAACTCCATTGTGGCGCCGCGACGAATTTGGCTCCGTGCTCTGTAATGCCTGCGGTCTCTTCCTCAAGTTGCACGGCCGCCCGCGACCCATCTCCTTGAAGACCGACGTTATCAAGAGCCGTAATCGCGTCAAGACGATTCGACCCGATCTTgcagccaagaagaag GCCCAACAACAGCAGGCTGCGAACTTTGGTCTTGGCGCCGATGTGAGTGGTGCCGCCCTATCGGCGCAgaatgccgctgccgcagctCAAGCTATCCGTCGAACGTCGCAAAAGCCGAACGGTAATGAGGGATCCGACTCTCCCATCTCTCGCACCGGCACACCTTCCATGTACAACCAGGGACTGCCCTCATTCATGGTTGATGACCCATACCAGGGCGGCAGCTTCAACGGGACTTCGGAGAACGGCGATCGAGATATGCCGCAAACTCACGAACAGCTGATTGCTCACAACTCTAGTCTCAAGACCAGAGTTAGCGAGCTTGAGGTTATCAATGAGCTGTTCAGGGGCCGACTGAGCCAACTCgagcaacaagaagcagcCGCCCGACACGGCCAGGAAATCGCTGGTGTTGAACAGACGCAACTTAGGACGCAGCTGGATGCAAGCCAGGAGACTGTAACCCAACTGCAGACCCAGCTCGAAGATAGCCACCGCCGAGAGAATAATTTGAAACGGCGcttggacgagctggagctggagctgaaAGCAGTCCAGGATGCCCTCGATGGTGACGTAGAGCGCCCGAACAAGAAGCCCCGTATTGGGAACGAGGTGCCTGCAGCAGTTCCTACACCAATGGCAGAGGAAGAACAGCCAGTGCCTCAAGCCGAACCCCAAGCCGAACCCCAAGCAGAGCAACCTGAAGAGCAACCTGAAGAGTCAGTTGTCAAAGAAGAGACGATGAcagaaccagcagcagcggaaGAGCCGGCTGCCGAGGAGACTATCAACGAGGCCGCTGAAGAGACCAATGAAACGATTGACGAAGCCTCTATCGAAGATGCGGTGCCTGCAGCCTCAGCATCCTAA
- the SVF1 gene encoding Survival factor 1 yields MFNWAKQQLANVAGTQEPIYGASAIRSVAEEAKETPFTELSRDDLKWVAMESTCVETQSFYLVSDEGHIGLAQVIYSNVAGMRTTCQFNSKIFSKDPSKPHLWCSTPLNHFEFNEDKTSCYADDCALELSKDGNEYTIKSMNDPRSIVNLKITRTAPGFKAGKSGTTKYGTDLENPWGTMRHAFWPRCAAEGTITTPDGPIDFKGQAMYSFALQGMKPHHAAGKWNFANFQGPNYSAIMMEFTTPPSYGSTLVNVGGIVKDGQIITAGPGHEAIHTDVKNDSENEWPEPSSVKFEWTGNKTDAKPVSAVLEGPLGERTDRVDVMAEVPGFVKTIVAAAAGTKPYIYQYAPKMTLKLKIGDEEVTEEGQLFMEATFITE; encoded by the exons ATGTTCAATTGGGCAAAGCAACA GTTGGCCAACGTCGCAGGCACTCAGGAGCCCATCTATGGCGCTTCGGCGATCAGATCCGTggctgaagaagccaaggagACGCCCTTTACCGAACTGTCCCGCGATGACTTGAAGTGGGTGGCCATGGAGTCGACATGTGTAGAGACCCAGAGCTTCTACCTGGTGTCGGATGAGGGCCACATCGGTCTTGCACAGGTCATCTACAGCAACGTTGC TGGCATGCGAACTACTTGCCAGTTCAACTCCAAGATCTTCTCCAAAGACCCTTCCAAACCCCACCTATGGTGCTCAACCCCTCTGAACCACTTTGAATTcaacgaggacaagaccTCCTGCTACGCCGACGACTGCGCGCTCGAGCTCTCTAAAGATGGAAACGAATACACCATCAAGAGCATGAACGACCCGAGGTCGATCGTCAACCTCAAGATCACCAGGACTGCTCCTGGCTTCAAGGCCGGCAAGAGCGGCACAACAAAGTATGGCACCGACCTCGAGAACCCCTGGGGAACCATGCGCCACGCTTTCTGGCCTCGCTGTGCGGCCGAGGgcaccatcaccactccCGATGGCCCCATTGACTTCAAGGGCCAGGCCATGTACTCGTTCGCTCTGCAGGGCATGAAGCCGCaccacgccgccggcaaGTGGAACTTTGCTAACTTCCAGGGTCCCAACTACTCGGCCATCATGATGGAGTTCACCACCCCGCCTTCTTACGGCTCAACATTGGTCAATGTGGGAGGTATTGTCAAGGATGGTCAGATCATCACCGCGGGCCCCGGCCACGAGGCCATCCATACCGACGTCAAGAACGATTCGGAGAACGAGTGGCCCGAGCCCAGTTCTGTCAAGTTTGAATGGACAGGCAACAAGACGGACGCCAAGCCCGTCAGCGCTGTCCTGGAAGGGCCGCTCGGAGAACGGACGGACCGCGTGGACGTCATGGCCGAGGTACCTGGCTTTGTCAAGACGATtgtggccgcggcggcggggacCAAGCCATACATTTATCAG TATGCGCCAAAGATGACCCTCAAGCTCAAGATTGGAGACGAAGAAGTCACCGAAGAGGGCCAGCTATTCATGGAAGCTACGTTCATCACCGAATAA